The following proteins are encoded in a genomic region of Triticum dicoccoides isolate Atlit2015 ecotype Zavitan chromosome 1B, WEW_v2.0, whole genome shotgun sequence:
- the LOC119349654 gene encoding ketol-acid reductoisomerase, chloroplastic-like, which yields MAAPTSSVASTLAPFAHPKTLAAAAASSISSVAFSPAASHPACALSASTRRRAVAAMVAAPAKVGAAMPSLDFDTAVFNKEKVSLAGHEEYIVRGGRNLFPLLPEAFKGVKQIGVIGWGSQGPAQAQNLRDSLVEAKSDIVVKIGLRKGSKSFEEARGAGFTEENGTLGDIWETVSGSDLVLLLISDSAQADNYEKIFSHMKPNSILGLSHGFLLGHLQSHGLDFPKNISVVAVCPKGMGPSVRRLYVQGKEVNGAGINASFAVHQDVDGRATDVALGWSVALGSPFTFATTLEQEYKSDIFGERGILLGAVHGIVEALFRRYTEQGMDEELAYKSTVEGITGIISKTISKKGMLEVYNSLSEEGKKEFNKAYSASFYPCMDILYECYEDVASGSEIRSVVLAGRRFYDKEGLPAFPMGKIDQTRMWKVGEKVRSTRPDGDLGPLHPFTAGVYVALMMAQIEVLRKKGHSYSEIINESVIESVDSLNPFMHARGVAFMVDNCSTTARLGSRKWAPRFDYILTQQAFVTVDKDEPINQDLISNFMSDPVHGAIEVCAELRPTVDISVTADADFVRPELRQSS from the exons ATGGCGGCGCCCACCTCCTCCGTGGCATCCACCCTCGCCCCCTTCGCCCAccccaaaaccctagccgccgccgccgcctcctccatctcctccgtcgccttctccccggCCGCATCCCACCCCGCATGCGCGCTCTCAGCCTCCACCCGCCGCCGCGCGGTCGCCGCCATGGTCGCGGCCCCGGCCAAGGTCGGCGCGGCCATGCCGTCGCTCGACTTCGACACCGCCGTCTTCAACAAGGAGAAGGTCTCCCTCGCCGGCCACGAGGAG TACATCGTGAGGGGCGGGCGGAACCTCTTCCCGCTGCTCCCGGAGGCGTTCAAGGGCGTCAAGCAGATCGGCGTCATCGGATGGGGCTCCCAG GGTCCGGCGCAGGCCCAGAACCTGAGGGATTCCTTGGTGGAAGCCAAGTCTGACATCGTCGTCAAG ATTGGCCTCAGGAAAGGTTCCAAGTCTTTTGAGGAAGCACGAGGTGCTGGATTCACTGAGGAGAACGGAACCTTGGGAGACATATGGGAGACGGTCTCAGGCAGTGATCTTGTGCTGCTGTTGATCTCAGATTCTGCCCAG GCGGACAACTATGAGAAGATCTTCTCTCACATGAAACCAAACAGCATTCTTGGTTTATCTCATGGGTTTCTCCTTGGACATCTGCAATCACATGGCCTTGATTTCCCTAAGAACATCAGCGTGGTTGCTGTATGCCCCAAGGGAATGGGCCCGTCGGTTCGGAGACTGTATGTTCAGGGCAAGGAAGTAAATGGTGCTGGCATCAACGCTAGCTTTGCTGTCCACCAG GATGTTGATGGAAGGGCCACTGATGTTGCTCTTGGGTGGTCGGTTGCACTAGGATCCCCGTTCACCTTTGCTACTACTCTAGAACAGGAGTACAAGAGTGATATCTTTGGGGAGCGAG GAATTTTGCTGGGCGCTGTCCATGGCATCGTGGAGGCTCTGTTTAGGAGATACACGGAGCAAGGAATGGACGAGGAGCTGGCATACAAAAGCACCGTGGAGGGCATCACTGGAATTATCTCTAAGACCATCTCAAAGAAG GGGATGCTTGAGGTGTACAACTCTTTGAGTGAGGAAGGCAAAAAGGAGTTCAACAAGGCATACAGCGCATCATTCTACCCTTGCATGGACATACTCTATGAATGCTACGAAGATGTTGCCTCTGGAAGTGAAATTCGGAGTGTTGTGTTGGCTGGTCGGAGGTTTTAT GACAAGGAAGGCCTTCCTGCTTTCCCTATGGGCAAAATCGACCAAACTCGCATGTGGAAGGTCGGCGAAAAGGTGCGCTCGACCCGGCCAGATGGTGACCTTGGCCCACTCCACCCCTTCACGGCTGGAGTTTATGTCGCACTTATGATGGCCCAG ATCGAGGTGCTGAGGAAGAAGGGGCACTCCTACTCTGAGATCATCAACGAGAGCGTGATCGAGTCGGTGGACTCGCTGAACCCCTTCATGCACGCGCGCGGGGTGGCCTTCATGGTGGACAACTGCTCGACGACGGCGCGGCTGGGGTCGAGGAAGTGGGCGCCCCGCTTCGACTACATCCTGACCCAGCAGGCGTTCGTGACGGTGGACAAGGACGAGCCCATCAACCAGGACCTCATCAGCAACTTCATGTCGGACCCCGTCCACGGCGCCATCGAGGTGTGCGCCGAGCTGAGGCCCACCGTCGACATCTCGGTGACGGCCGACGCCGACTTCGTGCGCCCTGAGCTCCGGCAGTCCTCCTAG
- the LOC119312480 gene encoding phospholipase A1-II 6-like — MSEPWRLVGPITATAAARWKELHGERSWDGLLRPLDLDLRRTLIWYGEMAQATYDAFNYEKHSPHAGLSRFGRKRFFERVMLPGHAAAYRITRFLYATSSAPAAPAAAFVRSRHPRRRCKESNWIGYAAVATDAGIAALGRRDVVVAWRGTIQALEWINDLEFAMVHPKGILGDATGADAMVHRGWFSIYTSTDPASTHNNDSARKQVLAEVRKLVDTYKDEEVSITVTGHSLGAALATRSAFDIAENGYNCTPAAAFPVTAFAFASPRVGGAGFKRRFNTATAAGLRVLRVCNARDIVPRYPGLPYHDVGAELAIDTSASPYLKAPGDEHVWHNLECYLHGVAGAATASGEGFEHVVERDLALVNKWYDALKEEHGVPAAWWVPWNRGMVKGEDGRWRLVDCEDEDDREDAVVPPVSK; from the exons ATGTCGGAGCCATGGCGCCTCGTTGGACCGATCACGgccacggcggcggcgaggtggaagGAGCTCCACGGCGAGCGGTCGTGGGACGGGCTGCTGCGGCCGCTGGACCTGGACCTCCGGCGCACGCTGATCTGGTACGGCGAGATGGCGCAGGCCACGTACGACGCGTTCAACTACGAGAAGCACTCGCCGCACGCCGGCCTCTCACGCTTCGGCAGGAAGCGCTTCTTCGAGCGCGTGATGCTGCCGGGCCACGCCGCCGCGTACCGGATCACCAGGTTCCTGTACGCCACGTCCTCCGCCCCCGCCGCGCCGGCCGCCGCGTTCGTCAGGAGCCGCCACCCGCGGCGCCGGTGCAAGGAGTCCAACTGGATCGGGTACGCCGCGGTGGCCACGGACGCGGGGATAGCCGCGCTAGGGCGCCGGGACGTGGTCGTCGCGTGGCGCGGCACCATCCAGGCGCTGGAGTGGATCAACGACCTCGAGTTCGCCATGGTGCATCCCAAGGGCATCCTCGGCGACGCCACCGGCGCCGACGCCATGGTGCACCGTGGCTGGTTCTCCATCTACACCTCCACCGACCCGGCCTCCACCCACAACAACGACAGCGCCAGAAAGCAG GTGTTggctgaggtgaggaagctggtggACACGTACAAGGACGAGGAGGTGAGCATCACGGTGACGGGGCACAGCCTCGGGGCGGCGCTGGCCACGCGGAGCGCGTTCGACATCGCCGAGAACGGCTACAACTGCACGCCCGCGGCGGCGTTCCCGGTCACGGCGTTTGCGTTCGCCAGCCCGCGCGtgggcggcgccggcttcaagaggCGGTTCAACACCGCGACGGCCGCCGGCCTCCGTGTCCTGCGCGTTTGCAACGCCCGGGACATCGTGCCCAGGTACCCGGGGCTGCCGTACCACGACGTGGGCGCCGAGCTGGCCATCGACACCAGCGCGTCGCCGTACCTGAAGGCGCCCGGCGACGAGCACGTGTGGCACAACCTGGAGTGCTACCTGCACGGGGTGGCGGGCGCGGCGACGGCCTCCGGCGAGGGGTTCGAGCATGTGGTGGAGCGGGACTTGGCGCTGGTGAACAAGTGGTACGACGCGCTGAAGGAGGAGCACGGGGTGCCGGCGGCGTGGTGGGTGCCGTGGAACAGGGGCATGGTGAAGGGGGAGGACGGGCGCTGGAGGCTGGTGGACTGCGAGGACGAGGACGACAGGGAGGACGCCGTCGTGCCGCCGGTGAGCAAGTGA